The sequence below is a genomic window from Candidatus Zixiibacteriota bacterium.
AGGGCAAAGAGCGCGAGGCGGAGCTGATGCGGGCGCAGTCGCTTCCCAAGGTGGTGATGACCAGCCGTGAGACCGGCGATCTTATTATGCTCGGGATCGGCGGTTTCACACCTCTGGATGGTTTCATGGGGCAGGCCGATTGGAAAGGTGTCTGCAAGGACATGAAGATGGCCAGCGGCATCTTCTGGCCGATCCCGGTGACACTGTCGCATGACCAGAAGCTCAATCCGGGAACCGAGATCTGCCTGATCTCCGGTGAAACCAACGAAGTCATGGGCACGATGAAGGTGACTGAGTCGTACCAGATCGACAAAGAGTTCGAGTGCAAGAACGTCTTCGCCACCACCGACAGCGAGCATCCGGGCGTGCAGATGGTTATGGCACAGAAGCCATGGAATATCGCCGGCCCGGTAAAGGTACTCTCCGAAAGCTATTTCCCGACTGAGTTCAAAGGCATCTATCAGCGTCCGGCGGAGAGCCGCAAGATTTTCGAGGAAAAGGGCTGGAAGACGATTGCCGCACTGCAATTGCGCAACCCGATGCATCGCTCGCACGAGTATCTGGCCAAGATTGCGATCGAGGTTTCCGACGGCCTGTACATTCATCAGTTGGTCGGTCAATTGAAGCCGGGCGACATACCGGCCGATGTCCGGGTCCGGTGCATCGATAAACTGGTCGAGCTGTATTTTGACAAGGAGCGCGTACTGCAGGGCGGCTACCCGCTCGATATGCGCTATGCCGGCCCCCGCGAGGGGCTGTTGCATGCTCTGTTCCGTCAGAACTTCGGCTGCACGCACATGATTATCGGTCGTGACCATGCCGGAGTGGGCAACTACTACGGCCCGTTCGACGCCCAGGAGATTTTCCACAAGCTCTGGGACGGCGCTCTGGAGTGCAAGATGCTGCCGATCGACTGGACTTTCTGGTGCTACAAGTGCGGCGGGATGGCCTCGATGAAGACCTGCCCTCACGCCAAGGAAGACCGCCTGTTCCTCAGCGGCACCGCGCTGCGCAAGGCGCTTTCCGAGGGCGGCGATGTGCCGGTTGAGTTCAGCCGCCCCGAAGTGCTCGACATTCTGCGCGAATACTATGGAGGTCTACGCGAAGAAGAGAAAGTGGAAGTGAAGCTGCACGGCCACGCTACCGGCGACGCCAAGGTGCGGAAGTAGAGAGACAAAGAATTAGCGATAGATGACGTTTTTGTACAGAGGTATAGGCGACTATTCAGGAGGTATTAATGCCTAGCTTTGTGATCACAGAGAAGTGCGACGGGTGCAAGGCGCTGGACAAGACCGCTTGTCAGTACATTTGTCCCAACGATCTCATGGTCCTGAACAAGGAGCAGATGAAGGCCTACAATCAGGAACCGGAGATGTGCTGGGAGTGCTACAGTTGTGTCAAGATTTGTCCGGTCCAGGCGGTCGAAGTTCGCGGTTACGCTGACTTTGTCCCCATGGGCGCCAATGTGACCCCGTTGCGCTCGACCGATTCCATCATGTGGACGGTCAAATTCCGTAATGGGATGCTGAAGCGGTTCAAGTTCCCGATCCGCACCACCCAGGAGGGTAAAGCGGTTCCGAGCGGCAGCTACGGTACCGCCAACGGCAACCTTAATGACCACATTCTGGCCCAGGAGCCCGAGGCTCTGCGGCTGAATGAAGTGTACACCATCAAGTAGGACCAGAAGGAAGGTACTATGCAGAAGTTCGAGACTGTGAAAGTCACCACCGACCTCCTGATTCTGGGCGGTGGTATGGCGGCCTGCGGAGCGGCTGTCGAAGCATCATACTGGGCCAAGAAGAACGGCCTCAAGGTCACTCTGGTTGACAAGGCGGCCATGGATCGCTCCGGCGCCGTGGCCATGGGCCTGTCGGCTCTCAACCAGTATGTCGGCCTGCACGAGGGCAAGAATACCGTCAAGGACTATGTAGACTATGTCCGCATGGACCTGATGGGCATTATCCGCGAGGACCTCGTGGCCAACATCGCGCGTCACGTCGACTCGACCGTGCATCTCTTCGAGAAGTGGGGCCTGCCGATCTGGAAAGATGAGAAAGGCGGCTACGTGCACGAGGGTCGCTGGCAGCTTATGATCAACGGCGAGTCGTACAA
It includes:
- the sat gene encoding sulfate adenylyltransferase; this translates as MGKSNLISPHGSPELKILLLEGKEREAELMRAQSLPKVVMTSRETGDLIMLGIGGFTPLDGFMGQADWKGVCKDMKMASGIFWPIPVTLSHDQKLNPGTEICLISGETNEVMGTMKVTESYQIDKEFECKNVFATTDSEHPGVQMVMAQKPWNIAGPVKVLSESYFPTEFKGIYQRPAESRKIFEEKGWKTIAALQLRNPMHRSHEYLAKIAIEVSDGLYIHQLVGQLKPGDIPADVRVRCIDKLVELYFDKERVLQGGYPLDMRYAGPREGLLHALFRQNFGCTHMIIGRDHAGVGNYYGPFDAQEIFHKLWDGALECKMLPIDWTFWCYKCGGMASMKTCPHAKEDRLFLSGTALRKALSEGGDVPVEFSRPEVLDILREYYGGLREEEKVEVKLHGHATGDAKVRK
- the aprB gene encoding adenylyl-sulfate reductase subunit beta — encoded protein: MPSFVITEKCDGCKALDKTACQYICPNDLMVLNKEQMKAYNQEPEMCWECYSCVKICPVQAVEVRGYADFVPMGANVTPLRSTDSIMWTVKFRNGMLKRFKFPIRTTQEGKAVPSGSYGTANGNLNDHILAQEPEALRLNEVYTIK